The Rhododendron vialii isolate Sample 1 chromosome 3a, ASM3025357v1 nucleotide sequence TGTACATCAGATTTCTCACGTCTTGTAATCTCTGAATGTTGAGGTTCCTGTTTCCGTTCCATACATATTCTTAACCACACTTTTGACGGTACTGTAGCCTGTAACATTTTTGGAGTACTTAGGTCCGCAATAAGAAGTTTTCTCTAATCATACAGCAGCTTATTCTATGATATTCAGTAACTCATGAGTGTCATTGAGCttaacttttctttttgcttaaaTCTTTTCTTGGAATAGGATAATATTGATGTTATTGTTTTAAACAGCAGTATCTTCGATTTTTGCAGGATTTTCCGTCATCCACAAGAAACTAAAGGACCTTATGCCTGTTTTAGTCAATTGTTTCCAAGATTTTATTCGGTTGGCTCATACCATGACTCAACTTGATCCTCAATCTTTTGATTGTATGCTATCTATACTTAAGTGCATAGACCTTGTAGTCAAGTTCTTTGCTGATGGAATTAGCGACTGTCAGCAAGAACTACAAGTGTCCATGCCTTCTTGTGAAGGACTGGCTGCAACCATACAAGGTCAAACCATCATGCCGTCGTTTTTGAAGAAGTTATTTGATTTGTTTCCGCTCAACCTAACGTATCACCTTTCAGGAAAGGTATTTGCATAGGACATATGTGTGGAATTGAATCATGTATTTTACTCCTATAAgacattcttttcttttgtgtaAGTTAAATGACTTTTACTACTCGTCCGGATCTATGGTGATGGTGGCTATGATTGATGCCTTTGAGACTCTTGCTCATTGTTTTACAAGTAAAGCATGGAATTCTAAGATTCCATTGTTTTACGTGTAAAGCATGGATTACTAAGATTCATAGAATAACCACTGTAATTATCTTTGGAATTATTGTTTAAGTGCTTGACATATGTTTTCAGATGGGGCAACTCATAATACATTCTGTTTTGATCCATATTCTGTAAAACAATATTCCAATTGTTCTCAAGATTAACTTCGTTGCATCTTTTACATATAAGTGTTCTTGTAGAAAGGTAAAAACTCTCTAAAATTGGAGAGCGCTTGATCAGGTTATGCTTTCATAGTGTACTTGGTACTAAGTAGCATGGACAGACATACGACACAGACTCGATGACACACTGATTTCAAAGGAGATGCAGGTCATGACATGACTCACACCTGGTTTTGAGCTTGGTATACTTATTATGCAAACAAGAAGTTATGAACAAGATCAACTAAAACTCTGCATTAGTACACAAATGTAAATCTCAAGCAGATGGGAGAAGCAGAAAGTTGCCATAGCAGTCTTGGAAAGTCATGCGCAATCTAATTGCAGCTGACTTCAAGCTGGAACAAACTTTTAGAAGATTCTAGGGTTGCCCCTAATAAAATCAAATCTTATCCCTCTGTTAGAATCTAGTGTAAGGCTCTTATTAAATCTGGGAAATGAAATAGGTTATTGCAAGTTTGCAACTAATTGGCTTCTGAAAGTGCTGCAATTCCTTTGAAATCTGTTTCATGTTATTCAACATAAGGCAGATCTAGTCTGAATGCAGATTTCTGCTCTTGAGGGATTCGAATTTTCTATGATACATACTTGACTTTTCTATTTGCACAAACTGTCATGGTGGCTTATCCCTctaatttcttttatttgtccATTGCAGGATGATgacaaatattttattttgaatatcTTGATAACAGAAATCTTTTTTCACTCAATTGACTGGAAATGTACTCCTGTCGCTTTGCTGGAGAAATTTCTTGAATTCTTCACAACTGCTCTCTCAGAAGAGGTATGATACTCAAActttcatattgcatattactTGTACTTTTCTGTATAGAACCTTGAAAGCATTTCTTGGCTAGGAGTCTAGGACCGGCATAAGTTGGCAATTTATTGAGTTAGATTTAAGTCTGGATTCTTTGAAGGCAGACAATAGTGGGAGGAGTTCATGTGTATAGTTTAAAGACAGTCACCTCCGGGGACACTCGGAGGTACTTTGTCTACATTGTTTGTGCTCAGTGGAACTTAAATGATCTCGGTAATTGGACAATTTCTTGAGGAAGAAGACAATTGTTCACTCTGGCTTGTCATTGGAGACCTTGAACTAGAGTGACCTCAGAGGCGAGGAATTGGTTGATCAACGTATTGATTGTGGACAAAATTATGGAAAGTATCGTTGGAAACCACAATGTTGGTTAGCCAACCtcaggccccgtttcagaacaccttcttaaaaaataagtacttatttcacattttcaaactcaaaaataatgtaaatgaaaattaattttttgattttttttgcaccgtataaaagatctcatcgagatctttcaaataagatccattttgctaggaaaattatttggataaacacattatttttgaggttgaaattgctttcttaaaaaataagtacttatttggagTTCGGGAAGGAGCTCTTAATCCCCTGGACAAAATGTTTGACTGGAAAACCAGTCTGCATTGTGCTTGATTCAACTTAGATAGTTTCGTAGACCAACATGGTCGAAGATACAAATTTACAGCCTTTAAaagcaatgttttaaaaatcgcTAGGCGTTAGTTGGGCGGAAAAGGggcgcctagcgcctaggcggggACTAGGCGCCCGACTAGTCGGCTATCTAATCTAGGCACCGGaccaccgcctagcgcctaggcggggACTAATCGGCCTTGGCGGctgccttttagaacactgtttAAAAGCCGTTTGGGCTTTGCCTATAGGTACTAATTTTCTAAGTTTGGGGGTCCTGGCTAAAAGTTTTGAAAGTTTATCGAGCTGGAATAAAGATAGCGAACTCCATGGAAGAAGAGTTGAAAGGGACTATTAATTTGCTGCAATTTCAGTTAAGAGGCTGCTACAAGCCTACACTTTTCGAAATAGATTTGGTGACGTGGTTGTAAATGTCGAATTTGTTTTAGGATAAAAGATAATGGGATAGAAAGTGAGGGTAATGAAGTTTGATTTTGTGAGGAAAAAACGCTGCTTATGAATGTGACAAATTATTATGCCTGGGCAAATTAAATAGGAGAACGTTATATTGGTCTCATTATCATCTCTTTGTTTCTCGATGTATTGGCCTGGATCACACACTTAGTCTGAAACTTTGCACCCCAAACTCTGTAGATAATATATCTACATAGGCACAAGTTGTCTCTCCAATTTAGAGATTTGACACCTTGTAAGGCTAATATATCTTTGCTTGATGTCTCACCCAGAGGCCACAGTTACTAGCAAAACAAAGACTGGTCTCTCCAACCATCTAATCACGTGTTTTTGAATCCCATATGAAAAATATGGAGTAACAGAAGCATGCAAACAAACTTATAGTAGAGAGGCTAATTTCcaattttgttattgttgtatAGATGTAAAAGGGACAATTTATCCAGATTTGCTATCGCTATGTCGCAGTCTCATTATTTTCTTCATGTCCTTGCTTATACAATCTCATGACCAGAGACCCTTCGACTGATTTCATAATATCCATTTTGGGAGGATATAATAAACGAAAGACTGGTCACCCCAATCACCTAAGTACATGATTTGGGTCTCTGTAACACAGATACTAAGTAGTAGCAAAAGCATGCAAATAGACTTATTGCAATATGTATGTGTTGTGTGTTTTGATGGATACAACAGCAAGAATCTAACCAAAATTTACTGCCACAATGTCACAAACGTGTCTCGTCCTGTTATCATAGTCCATGGCGAGAGACCCTTAGTCTGATTTCATAACATCCATGTGGGTAggataaaatcaaaatattatcaGCTACTGAACCATCCTAATGGAAGGTAGTCTCAATAAAGACGGCAGCTTGTTGAATGATCAGTAAAGAGCTTCAACCCAGCCTAACTTTAACGGGATTTGTTAATCTACGATACCTGTTTCGGCGGTATAGCAAAGTGGGTGCTAATGTTCTGTAGTTTAGAGGGTGTTTACGATGATTTTCTTCTCGCtttttttccttattatttAATGAATGTTTGGGGTCCGGTGCGTTTTGCACTTGGTGGGActattttgatgattttcttGTCAAATGTTCTTTCCATATAGCTGATTTGCTTTGGTAAAACAGAGAGCAGCATTCCCAATCCACTGACACTTGAAGATGTAgataaacagaaacaaaaagaatgtGAAAGATCACGTGATGCATATCCTATTAGAGTTACCATGGTCTTTGTTAACATGCAGGTATGCAGTGGCACACAAATTGGCAAAGTGTTACACGAAAAGCACATACTATCCCTGATTCCTTTTATTCCAAAACTCGTACTGCAAGTACCTGGCTATTGGAAGTCTTGTACTTTACAGGTTTGGCTCATTTTTGTCAGAAATTAGTTGGGTACTATGCTTTAGCCATTTTTCTcgtctcattttttttggacaagGCCATCTGTGGGCTTGGGTGGTCCTTTGTGTTACACGGTCTTGAGTGGGTGGTCCTTTGTGTTACACGGTCTTGAGTATAACTCATCCCGAAAAGCTAGTTGTTGATGTGAGGTTGCCCTCACGCTTACTCACTTCAGTAGCTAGCTTTTGTGTTTGAGTTCTccccaagaccgtgtaacactTTGTTTTATGTCTTTTGTTTCTAAGGTTTTGGAGATCCATGAAAACTATTGATGTGAGAAGTATAACCTCCAATAACTGGGACTTCCATTGCAGGCTTTTACAAAGATTTTCAGAAGTTGTAATCTAGAGTCTTCAGTGAAATGGGCTTGCCTTTCTGCTATAGAAGAATTGCTATTTCCTGTAAGCTCTTGCGTTGCATTCTTTTAGCCAtttttgggtcttttttttgttgtgtataTGTGGGTTTGGTGGGTGAGGTTAACTCATTTGACTGTTCATTCCTTGGGtgggtcttttttttctttttattatctCTTATCATTTAGCTGTTCCTAAAAGCAGCACAAATCTGTCTCTATCTATTTTAACCTTTTTTGAAATTCCTGTGTGGGCGAGAGAAACTCATTTGACTGTTCTCAAGCAAACAGTAGTGGATTTTCTCTCCTTTGTTGCCTACTTTCCAAATGTAATTCCTCTTTTCCCCAATGCAAATTACAGAGGCAAGGCTTGAAATACCTAGATGCAAGGGATCAAGAAGTGTTAGACTATCAGATTGCTTGGATAAGAGAGCTTCCATTGTTGCTAATCATGTTAGGCAATAAAAATCCATTGCATTCCAGGGTAAGCATTTACTATCCAAAAAAGTGTTCATCTACACCTATTCTCCAAAAATGGGGGATGAGGCCTTGAGGGTGTTCGAATCTTTGCTTCTCATACATTCAGATTGTAATGTTCTCGCTTATTTTCCTGAGTGGTTTTAATTCTTCTTGCAGAGTGTTTTGAGCCTTCTACTTCGGTTAGGCCAATGTGCTGTATCAAACACTTTATTTGCTCAAGAGTATGATAACATGCAGTACTCGTTGGCAGAATTTTACTGCACATGCATGGATGAGAGTAAGAATTTTAAGTCTGTAATTCAAAGGTGCTTATTTATGCGGATCTGAGCACTGTCAATGTGCTTATTCGCCCTGTTTGTATGTTGCAGGAAATGTATCTTATGGTCCTTTTGTCAGTCTTGATAGAGGTTCTCAGGAGCTTTCTATCTGTTGCCTTTATTATTTCTCTGTTGTGGATTCCCTTCTACTCAAGTCACTTGCTTGGTCTTGCTTATGTAAGTATATCCGTCGAGGAGTTTCATCAAGAAATTTAAATTTATGTTGTTGCATTTCCATCTTTTATATGTGATTTCAGTACTGACAACAAATAATGTCTTCGATAGTTAGATTCATTACATTTTGTATGctgtatatgtttttatttgcATAAATTTAACGTCAAGCTTGGGCGGCCTATGCCGTAGGCGAGTTCAGCGCTCACGAAGGCCCCCGATTTAGAAAAAGAACTAGCTGCATGTAAATGCTCAAAACACACCAAAGAAAGATCCTTTATATGCAAAGATATCTATAACAATAGGAGTTGAATCCACAACTTCACTACACAACCACTGGGTCAACTGTCCCAGTTGTAAATATATTGGTGTTGCAGTAAGCTGATACTAAATGTTCTAGGCTGTAATAGTGGGGTTATCCTTTTCCTTTAACTATATGTACTGCTAAGTATGTAAAATCATGAAAGTTAGGAAAGATTTGTCTTCAGTGGCACAAATGCATCTTCAATATTGTGAAGTTAATGTGCCGTAAACTATGTTAGTGTTATCTGGAGATCAGAATTACTGTCTGACTGTGGTACCAAATTATTGCAGATGATGATTTGGAACCATCTGTAATATTTAGAATCATAGAGGTTCTCCATTCAGCCTATAAAGTTGGACACATCCAGATTGCTGACCTGATTAGTTTCTTCATCACCTTACTCTCATGCTTCAAAGTTACTGGTATGTTGTGTGCATTTTCTTTTCACCATATTATGTTGTGGAAATATGTATGCTTACATTTGGACAGATGAAATTTTGTGTATGTAGAAGGCATTACTCTCATTACAGTTTTGTTCTGCTACTAAAGAAGTAAAGGGTAGTTGCTGATTTCTCTGACGGGACAGAAGTTTTATTAGTGTGGGTAATCTCTTGAaaaatgcttgatttttttggtttcttgtttttCTGGCGAGAATTCGTACTGTCGCAAGTTCATAAAGGGTTTCAACCTCTATTTGGACGGTGCCATGTAAGAAATCTCCACCAGACAACCCACGGGCCCCACCCATGGTCTTGAGGGTGTGGTGAAGGGGGGTTATCAGTAATCTCCATTCGGTGCTAATTTTGCGTCCTAGCAGAATTACATCTCTggttaaaattttaattatatGATCCTGCAAAGTCTTCACACTATCCCTGGTTATATTATACATCTTATTCTTTTTGGATTTGACATGGACCTTGTACCGTTGTACTTATTTCAAATTAATACAACTTGGAGAATAtgtgattatttttttgacaatgTTGATTGGTGAGGGTCAAGCCTTAAGACAAGAAATTGTTCCGATTTTTAAGATCCTTTTCTCTCcacctttttcccttttcacccCTGCCTCATTTCTCTCAGTTTTCTGCACTTAAGATCTTCAATGAAATGCGTACCCAAACTGCATAGTAGAATCAAGATCTCTATCATCAGCAAAAATTGCTCTGAGAGTATCAGCCAAAGAAGAGAAGGAGACGACGACTTTGATGATATCAACCTATCAGAGCGCCTTTGTTCAAGGAAGGAAAatcctggaaaaaaaaaccattggaGCTTCAAAATTCATAAATAAGAAGCCCTAATTGTTTCTTTATAATTTGGCCAATCCTAACAAGGGGCTCTCTCTAGGATTTTGGTTTAGCGGTCACAAACATATGTAGAGTTGTACTAACACAAAACTctgttaaaaaaagaaggtactTTAACATTGGTGATATACACTATGTATTTCTAATATACTCTAACTTGGTGATATACATTTGATTGTAAACTTATTGGGTTggatttattttgatttttcttaacTATATGATATAGACTCTCAAATTTAATTGGACTTTCATTTGCATTAGGTCCGTACGAGTGGCCCATTACTAACAATGttgaagaaaaactaaataatatgtataaaaataaaattttaagtgtattttttgaacCTAGAGGGTTCGCTTGAACCCCCTCATATACAACTAGAGCTGCCCCTGATCGTTACTCACCAAAGAAGCCAAAACCACTGAAAGTTGCTCATTCCATCCATAACAAACATTTAAGTTCTTGTATCATGGCCCTATCGGGCCCATCCCTTCATTGGGCATGCCTACAGAAGTTTTATTGATGTAAGCTCCAAAGTCTTATATTTTAGTGCTTCTCCATTTTGGTTCCAGTAGCACCACTTGAAGAGTTGTTTTCTTTGCAGTCATCCTACATTACTGTCTAGAGAACACGTTCAAGATCTTGTTGGTTACTTTAAGAatcaaaaaactaatttttacCTTCTCCATTAAGTGAAatgctttcaagtttcaagAGTTATATCTTGGAACATCAAACAATAAGGTAAACAAGCGATAATACCTATTTCAACATTGTTAGAAACTCATTGTATCCAATTGCATAACCAGTCATGGAAATTATTGGTTTAACCAGGGTTCTTAAGGGAACAACATTAGAGTGTAATGAGAAAGGACACTTAATTTGTAGCATCCTTGTCCATTCTAACTCTGTTCTATTGATAAGATTTCAGGTGCTGAGCATGTTATCTAATGCGACCTTTTAAACCTTTTGTGTTATCAAGATTTAGATTGCTTTGAGCGGGTTCATTGCAATGATTACTTAATGAAGCTAGCTTTCCTCAATATGGTTGCTGTTGTATTTCATGAACCTAAAGTGTAAACTGTTTAGGTCTCCGAACAATCAGTACTATGTAGTAAATCTACTATCCGTTACCATCCCAGTCATTATCCAAACAAGATTTCAAGTCAGTTGTGGTTCTACGGCAAAGTCATGGCATCGTATGGAACTGTTTAGTGTGGTTGAAACTTTAAAAGTATGTCTTCTtcagaagaaaataaatgatgcaagaaaatgattttttccacTTTCTCCGTCGTCTACCATTATTAACAGGCATATATTTCTAGAGACAGTTCATTTTGCTACTGCACAGATCTATGGTTATTGACTGGGTTATATTTTGTATGACCATGTGGTTTTGGCATGCAGATAAGGGTTGTCCTACCTTGGAGAGTGACGGGATCTCTAATCGTGGAAGTTTTAGGTCAGTCACTACTGTTGTCTGCTCTTGCCTGTTGCAGATGGGAGatgattttcttgttttccaGATGCTAGAGACTGTAGTTGTTGATCAGATTGTGAGTTTACCTAGTTTCCCTCATTTTAGATTGTTCAATGAATGTTTAGTGATGTTCACATACTTGACCACTTTGTGCTGGATTCGTCCATAGTTCGCTGgttttattgtttctttatttCTGTTATTCTGTATATTTTACTCTTGCACATGATCAGTCTTCAAAGGGTTCCCTGCAAAAAGAACTTATATAGAcccatctttttgtttttattttttgaagtttcaGCTGCAGAGACCAGGTTTAGACAATATATGTGCCCTGTTCAGGGTGCTTGTTGCACTTGACTGTAGACCCACAAGACTTTCTCAACAGAGTATTCTCACTCTAAGCAATTTTCTTCCAGGATACTTGATTGATGTTGTGACGGTAAGTGATTTTTTCCATGTATAAGATCATGAATGTCATTCGGGTGTTGTCTCCATGAATCAACTGAATATGTCCTTGTCTAAGCAGGTGACATGATTCCCTCATTGTTTTAATTAGTGATAAATGTTTCCACTTGTCATCCCATATGTCTATCATTCCTTGAAATttaggtttttttaaaaaaacaaaaatggcttGATTAATCGGATGTTTGGTGTTTTCATACACTTCCTATTATTAAGTTAGGCTTTCACAAGTAGCATACTACATCTTTTACAGTTGGCTAGGAATCTTCCAAATTTTCATGTAGGTTTTGGTGTGTATATTGAGATGGTTTCTTTTATGATCATGTTGCCTCTTATGTCAaatcttctttctgttttcttttggaATCATGTTGCTTCTTGCGTCAAATCTTCTTTCTGTTCCAACATCCACTTACTATTGTATCTTTCTTCTCCTGATGCAGTGCTTTCCAGAATCTGATGATCTTGCCCCTGCCCCGGTCCCTAGAAGCACAAGCCATTATTATCTCCTGCCTTGCTATTTCTTGTTTTATCGGAGCGACAAACTTTTGAATCTTGTTTTAAACAGAATGGGATCATTGGTTACTGAAAAGAAGTCATCGATCTCTTCTTGTGTGCCCGACCATTCTAGTTGGATAAATCCAATTGTCTCTGTCGTCCTACTAATGCATAAGGATGTTAAAATCCGGAGAGTTCTTTCATCGTGCAAGGCAGAGATACAGTTAATTTTAGACAACATACTTGTAGTACAGGTACCTTTATTCCCTTGGAACTTGGGAGATTATATTCCTTCCTACCTTTAAAGTTTGCCATCCTTATTGATTTTATTGTTCGCCAAACACGTCCTGTGGGATCATGTAGTTCTACTTAATGTAGCACAAAATAAGGGCGATTCTTTTGGACATGATTTACTATGATATGATAGCCAAAGTACAGATTGCAATGTGGCCCTGCGATTACTTTGATTTTGTTAAGCGCAGCATAGTATTTGAAAGCTTTTGTAACGACTTGTTCTCTTCATGTTGCTATATGTTctcagaaaaatataaataaaagatTCATAAAAGAAGGATGGTGATTAGTGTGAGAGTTCAACAGGCAGAGAAATAAATTGCCAAGGGCCGCAGGCTTGTATCAAAACCAGTACTCAGGCCTTGATGTTTTGCTCAATTAAATGCTGGACTATGTAGATCCATTCTGATGGATGTCCTGTCGTTTGTGATTGCTAATGATTTACGTAAGCAGAGTTGTCGTCTATTTTATGTTCGAACTTTTGACAGATGCTGTAGCATTTAAAGTTGTAAATTATGTTAAATAACTCTGAATGCATTGGCGTAATTTTTGGGACTGCAGATTGGAATTTAGATTTAGTGTAACTTGATAGCTATGGTATATCTAAAAGTGAGTATTGTAAACATCTTATATTGATTGGGAATGAGGAGAGTATTGCCTatggaaaattgattttgaagttaaagTGGATGGTAAATTCTTGCTTAGTTGATTTACATATTTGAGTCTGACTTTAGTTGTAGAGAAACACGTTCGAAAGTAATGGATATCATATAAAACGCAGATGTTGAAACCATAACGGCATTGCAAGAAACGTAGTAAGAAGTGTCGATCGTAGGATGTTAGAACTGTTACCTGTGGAAGATGAAATGAGGTAAAAGTACTAAAGCCGATCTACGTGGTATTATTATCTTGTGCAAGTATCCAACTTATGCAACGACGCGAAAGAATAATTTGATCTGAGTTGACAGTTGATGAGGAAATAGGACAAATATGACATAGCTTGAGGAGAGGAGGAAGGGACAAGTTTGCTATTGCTTGAGATTTCAGCTTTGTATGGAGCCAGTAAGACGGGACACAATTTTTAGGCATCAAAGTTTGCTGAGTTGAGCCAAGTTGAGTTTACCttttaaagaataaaaaaatagaggtTTTCATTCTTCGCCATGCAGCCAGGAAATAGAGTCTACTCATTAGTGAGAGCTTTGGTGGAACATGGTAGCCAGAATGTGTGCGAAGGTGGTGCCTGGATTTTGTCCCAAGTAGATGCTGGTTAATGGATTATTTAGCAAAGAGGTATCGGACTGTTATTTCGTACATAAACCTTTGAGTGAAGAAAAGCTTACCAAGGAAATCAGGAACGAGGGTTTGTCTGTTTCTTAAATTTCTTTCACTAGCAAAAACCCTGCAGCACATCCAAATCGTATATTTTCCCATGAAAGAGCAGCTCCATTATGGTTAATTAACATTTTATATGCTGCTATGCCATCTTTAGTTGTGGCTGTTTTCTTGTCTTACCAAACtgttaaaattggatttttgtCTTATTGCAGCACTTATATTTCGATTTGAACAGCTTGTGACTAATTCATAGCATTGCACAATTGTTATGCTATTAGCAACTAGCCATCAGATGATTTGAAATGTCTGTTAATTATCCTCCACATGGTCAATGCAGTCATCAGAGGAAATCAACATGGCCATTGCAGAAAGGCACAACATACAATCTGCAGTTGATCGACTAAAGGCCCTAGTGGGTACATTCAGCGAAAGAGGATAATTTACCACTATGCTTGTCCTAAGAAACCTGCCCAGTAAGTCTTTTACCTTCTACCATTTGGTTGTGGCTAATCAATTTCTTATTATGCTGCGACCTGCATGTGCATATTTCTGCTCTGCGTAATATTtatgttagagcttgtcccacatcgattaattataacctccaaatcTAGTCTAGTGTATGAGCctgggtggcctctccactcattagtCTTCAACCATTGCACTGACGTGGGATAGGGAATATTTGCTAAGCCAGCCTCCTTTGCCTATTTTCTTGAATTTACTAGGAGGCAAAGTTGCCTTTATGACATACCCTGATGATAAATCTTGTAGAACGCAAGTCGGGATAGCTGGATTGTAGACAGTGAGGAAgtgaattatatatatatatttttacactACTTAATGtttctattattatttatatttatggTTGAAATAAGTCAAATAACTAGGTATTACTTATTAGTACAAGAGCGGAAGATGCTTACCTCAAGAATGTTAAAATCAGGCAATATACAACGTTGAGGAATCTTACTTGCCTTTTTTTATTCGCTAGTAACGATAGATATCTTATAACATGAACATTTATGTTTTAACATTTTACATGGACATTTATGTTTGCAAAGTTGTCGTAGAGATAAATCATTAATTCTTTTGGTACCATTAGAATGTGCAAGGGCTCAACTACAGCCCAACTGGAACTAGCAACTACCCTGTAATCAGATTGAGGGTTTGAACCCTACAATCTTAAATTCAACTTGGTATTCGGGAAACAGTGTTTTTTTCCTCTGGAAAGTTGGAAGCACTATCTTCGTTGATGAATGTAGACGGTTTTAGCTTGGAATTCAAGTACCCCTCATTGTCGAACTCACCTCAACCATGGATAGATACGCTGATATTTCTCCCTCTCTaacaaaaattttcttttttaggtAAATGCACTGATGAcaactatctcatggttctcTCTGTTTTGTTTCCATGTTTCCATTTCAGTCATTTGTGCCGTGTGGTGAGAATAGAGCAAATGAGGAATGGTATGAGGGGACCTAGGGAACAAGTTCAGGAGAAGTATTGATCACTTGGGATTGGATTCGGCATTGGTATATCTGCAAAATTATTGACCCGAGTTCTCAGCTGATGTTGTTATGAGCACTTCAAATTAAAGCTTATTTGAGGTGATACTGGGTGGGTTCAGCTCAGCAGGGTAAATCATAGCACCGTACTTGTAATCCAAAAGTGCTAGGAATTTTAGGAAGGATAGAGACATTTAGCTGCAGCAGCCTAGACATAGAGGAGGTCATATTCAGTTAGTCAATTTTGGGCACAAGTGAGTCTGATAGCATGTTACGCCATATGCGCAATTTTGGAATATACTACTAAGATAACTATCTATTTTTAGTGGCAGACAAGATCATTTTGGATGTTGTGAAGTACTGTAATACGAGAACTGATGGTGGAAAAAATGATAGAATCTataaaaattctctctctctctctctctacaaatagCATGCACATGCAAAAGCATACTAGTTTGCGTGTCTTACATGTAAACCTTGTATAGTGCCTTTGCTTATTCCCCGATCGATTGGACATTGGTGCTGTTATCGTTGA carries:
- the LOC131319180 gene encoding uncharacterized protein LOC131319180 isoform X1, which translates into the protein MVKTKGPPKKKQQQRGVDFKKIKRKIGRKLPPPKNATNTEIKSKAIVLPEQSVASEKAGLAVSRKGLTLKELLQQTSHHNSKVRKDALTGIRDIFLKHPAELRLHKLAVIEKLRERISDDDKLVRETLYQLLKAVIFPSCREDSQGPFVSLMMAYIFNAMTHLAIDVRLMAFKFFDLVVQHYPLSFSTHAEKIFQNYEDILRKNQFYLQDKGKLKTALAGLVHCLLLLPSIKEDHGSSRETVVAAQGILHAFEPEAPKDPAGFSVIHKKLKDLMPVLVNCFQDFIRLAHTMTQLDPQSFDCMLSILKCIDLVVKFFADGISDCQQELQVSMPSCEGLAATIQGQTIMPSFLKKLFDLFPLNLTYHLSGKDDDKYFILNILITEIFFHSIDWKCTPVALLEKFLEFFTTALSEEVCSGTQIGKVLHEKHILSLIPFIPKLVLQVPGYWKSCTLQAFTKIFRSCNLESSVKWACLSAIEELLFPRQGLKYLDARDQEVLDYQIAWIRELPLLLIMLGNKNPLHSRSVLSLLLRLGQCAVSNTLFAQEYDNMQYSLAEFYCTCMDERNVSYGPFVSLDRGSQELSICCLYYFSVVDSLLLKSLAWSCLYDDLEPSVIFRIIEVLHSAYKVGHIQIADLISFFITLLSCFKVTDKGCPTLESDGISNRGSFRSVTTVVCSCLLQMGDDFLVFQMLETVVVDQIFQLQRPGLDNICALFRVLVALDCRPTRLSQQSILTLSNFLPGYLIDVVTCFPESDDLAPAPVPRSTSHYYLLPCYFLFYRSDKLLNLVLNRMGSLVTEKKSSISSCVPDHSSWINPIVSVVLLMHKDVKIRRVLSSCKAEIQLILDNILVVQSSEEINMAIAERHNIQSAVDRLKALVGTFSERG
- the LOC131319180 gene encoding uncharacterized protein LOC131319180 isoform X2; translated protein: MVKTKGPPKKKQQQRGVDFKKIKRKIGRKLPPPKNATNTEIKSKAIVLPEQSVASEKAGLAVSRKGLTLKELLQQTSHHNSKVRKDALTGIRDIFLKHPAELRLHKLAVIEKLRERISDDDKLVRETLYQLLKAVIFPSCREDSQGPFVSLMMAYIFNAMTHLAIDVRLMAFKFFDLVVQHYPLSFSTHAEKIFQNYEDILRKNQFYLQDKGKLKTALAGLVHCLLLLPSIKEDHGSSRETVVAAQGILHAFEPEAPKDPAGFSVIHKKLKDLMPVLVNCFQDFIRLAHTMTQLDPQSFDCMLSILKCIDLVVKFFADGISDCQQELQVSMPSCEGLAATIQGQTIMPSFLKKLFDLFPLNLTYHLSGKDDDKYFILNILITEIFFHSIDWKCTPVALLEKFLEFFTTALSEEVCSGTQIGKVLHEKHILSLIPFIPKLVLQVPGYWKSCTLQAFTKIFRSCNLESSVKWACLSAIEELLFPRQGLKYLDARDQEVLDYQIAWIRELPLLLIMLGNKNPLHSRSVLSLLLRLGQCAVSNTLFAQEYDNMQYSLAEFYCTCMDERNVSYGPFVSLDRGSQELSICCLYYFSVVDSLLLKSLAWSCLYDDLEPSVIFRIIEVLHSAYKVGHIQIADLISFFITLLSCFKVTDKGCPTLESDGISNRGSFRSVTTVVCSCLLQMGDDFLVFQMLETVVVDQIFQLQRPGLDNICALFRVLVALDCRPTRLSQQSILTLSNFLPGYLIDVVTCFPESDDLAPAPVPRSTSHYYLLPCYFLFYRSDKLLNLVLNRMGSLVTEKKSSISSCVPDHSSWINPIVSVVLLMHKDVKIRRVLSSCKAEIQLILDNILVVQLMRK